In one Sphingobium sp. MI1205 genomic region, the following are encoded:
- a CDS encoding SDR family NAD(P)-dependent oxidoreductase, which yields MSNLPLSGKLALVTGASRGIGAATAEALGAAGAHVILTARTVGGLEEVEERVHSAGGTATIAPLDLIDGESIGRLAQAVSGRWQALDVLVLNAATLGSLASVPAIDAKEFARLLTLNIAAPQALIAAFDSMLRASASARVIAVTSSVATAPRAYWGAYGASKAALETLISAYGEEVKNISSIRTHIVDPGATRTAMRARAFPGEDPATLKDPKVVGKAMVDLILSDRPDGYHHRVD from the coding sequence ATGTCCAACCTTCCCCTCTCCGGTAAACTCGCCCTGGTAACCGGCGCCAGTCGAGGTATCGGCGCCGCTACTGCCGAAGCCCTGGGCGCTGCGGGCGCACATGTCATCCTGACGGCCAGGACCGTGGGCGGTCTGGAGGAAGTCGAAGAACGGGTCCACAGTGCAGGCGGGACCGCCACCATCGCTCCGCTCGACCTTATCGATGGCGAAAGCATCGGGCGGCTGGCGCAGGCGGTTTCGGGCCGCTGGCAGGCATTGGACGTCCTTGTTCTGAACGCGGCGACGCTCGGCAGCCTGGCGTCGGTGCCCGCAATCGATGCCAAGGAATTTGCCAGACTGCTGACACTGAATATCGCTGCGCCCCAGGCGCTGATCGCCGCATTCGATTCAATGCTGCGCGCCAGCGCAAGCGCTCGCGTCATAGCCGTAACGTCGTCGGTCGCCACCGCCCCTCGGGCATATTGGGGCGCTTACGGCGCATCCAAGGCTGCTTTGGAAACGCTTATCAGCGCTTATGGGGAAGAAGTGAAAAACATCTCCTCAATCCGCACACATATAGTGGATCCCGGCGCGACCCGCACGGCAATGCGCGCGCGCGCTTTCCCCGGCGAAGATCCCGCGACGCTCAAGGATCCCAAAGTTGTTGGGAAGGCTATGGTCGATCTCATCCTGTCCGACCGGCCCGATGGCTACCACCATAGGGTAGACTAA
- a CDS encoding SAM-dependent methyltransferase, which translates to MNAIDSRRPRASTVRRPAVARSAGWTSRLIGPQFHRLLDLIDAGLDKGILEAVLPDGTVRILGGRAAGPACEVQLVRWRALLRLVAGGSAGWYRAWAAGEWTSPDPVPLFALFTANAVTLGNVARPNGPERWLGRLFHWARRNDRKGSRRNIAYHYDLGNDFYSLWLDQNMHYSSALFCDPSDGKESLESAQQRKVDAILDRLELKDGSCLLEIGCGWGGLAEQAMQRCHISYDGLTLSAEQASYARERLGAGANILLTDYRDAQGQYDAIVSVEMVEAVGLKYWPAYLAAIERLLKPGGRAAIQYILIDDAIFEKYARGTDFIQTYIFPGGMLISESRFRALAHAQGLEWHDVRYFGLHYAETLRRWRAQFDQIVDRGLLPSSFDQHFVALWRYYLMYCEGGFSGGAINVAQVTLVKPPR; encoded by the coding sequence ATGAATGCTATCGATTCCCGACGTCCTCGGGCATCCACCGTGCGGCGACCGGCAGTTGCCCGCTCCGCCGGTTGGACTTCCCGGCTGATCGGCCCGCAGTTTCACCGCCTGCTGGATCTAATAGACGCGGGCCTTGATAAGGGAATCCTTGAGGCTGTTCTGCCCGATGGCACGGTTCGGATATTGGGTGGGCGCGCCGCTGGTCCAGCCTGCGAGGTTCAGTTGGTGCGTTGGCGCGCTTTGCTGCGCTTGGTCGCCGGTGGGTCGGCTGGATGGTATCGAGCTTGGGCGGCAGGGGAGTGGACTAGTCCAGACCCGGTTCCGCTGTTCGCGCTCTTCACAGCGAACGCGGTCACATTGGGCAATGTTGCGAGGCCGAACGGACCGGAGCGGTGGCTGGGCCGGCTTTTCCATTGGGCGCGCCGAAACGACCGTAAGGGATCGCGCCGCAACATCGCCTATCATTATGATCTGGGGAATGACTTCTACAGCCTGTGGCTTGATCAGAACATGCATTATTCCAGCGCGCTGTTCTGCGACCCGTCTGATGGCAAGGAAAGTCTGGAGAGCGCCCAGCAACGAAAGGTCGATGCGATATTAGACCGGTTGGAGCTTAAGGACGGCAGTTGCTTGCTGGAAATCGGCTGTGGTTGGGGCGGGCTGGCCGAACAGGCGATGCAGCGATGTCATATCAGCTATGACGGTCTGACGCTTTCCGCAGAACAGGCATCCTATGCGCGCGAGCGGCTTGGGGCCGGTGCGAATATCTTGCTGACTGACTATCGCGATGCGCAAGGTCAATATGACGCTATTGTAAGCGTCGAGATGGTTGAGGCCGTGGGTCTGAAATATTGGCCTGCGTATCTCGCTGCGATCGAAAGGCTGCTGAAGCCGGGTGGTCGGGCCGCTATACAATATATCCTAATAGACGATGCGATATTCGAGAAATATGCTCGCGGGACTGATTTTATCCAGACCTATATTTTCCCGGGAGGTATGTTGATTTCCGAGAGCCGCTTTCGCGCGTTGGCGCACGCACAGGGGCTGGAATGGCATGATGTCCGTTATTTCGGCCTGCACTATGCGGAAACACTGCGGCGATGGCGGGCGCAGTTTGACCAGATCGTCGATCGCGGGTTATTGCCCTCAAGTTTCGATCAGCATTTCGTGGCGCTCTGGCGCTATTACCTCATGTATTGTGAGGGAGGCTTTTCGGGCGGCGCGATCAACGTCGCGCAAGTGACGCTGGTCAAGCCGCCGAGATAG
- a CDS encoding cryptochrome/photolyase family protein, with amino-acid sequence MADPIILWFRQDLRLSDQAALAAALGEGPVIPVYILDDAAPRQWKMGAAQRWWLHYSLKSLDKNLREKGSRLILRRGDCAEELQQLARETGSQRVHALAHYEPWWRNVEKAVCRAIDLQLHDGGFLLPPGCVRTSGGDPYQIYTPFLRATMLHMPPPKPSPAPSRIDSPSRWPDSDSLDEWNLLPSRPDWAEAFASDWTPGEAGARDRVSSFLDEAGDYDAARNLPSVEGTSRLSPHLHFGEVSPAYVWHRISGAPGNPTTFLKELIWRDYAHTQIWALPTYGSKNARSGFDQMPWRDLREAKGDFIAWKKGRTGYPIVDAGMRQLWATGWMHNRVRMIVASFLIKHLLIDWRHGAQWFWDTLVDADYANNSVNWQWVAGSGVDANMFSRIMAPLTQSPKFEAADYIRQWVPELAHLDDKVIHDPDSYDARPSAYPPKRIGHRKARERALAAYQQSRG; translated from the coding sequence ATGGCCGATCCCATAATTCTCTGGTTCCGTCAGGACCTTCGCTTGTCCGACCAGGCCGCCCTCGCGGCGGCGTTAGGTGAAGGGCCGGTGATTCCAGTCTATATTCTGGACGACGCCGCCCCGCGCCAGTGGAAGATGGGCGCCGCGCAGCGCTGGTGGCTGCACTATAGTTTGAAATCACTGGATAAAAATCTTCGTGAAAAGGGATCCCGCCTTATCCTGCGACGCGGCGATTGCGCGGAGGAGTTGCAGCAACTGGCCCGCGAGACCGGCAGTCAGCGGGTACATGCGCTCGCTCACTACGAACCTTGGTGGCGCAATGTCGAGAAGGCCGTGTGCCGGGCGATTGACCTCCAGCTTCACGATGGGGGGTTTCTTTTGCCGCCTGGCTGCGTCCGTACGTCGGGCGGCGACCCGTATCAAATATACACGCCATTCTTGCGGGCGACGATGCTTCACATGCCACCGCCCAAGCCATCGCCGGCGCCATCGCGGATCGATTCGCCTTCTCGATGGCCTGACAGCGATTCGTTGGACGAATGGAATCTGCTTCCCTCCCGTCCCGACTGGGCTGAAGCGTTCGCCAGCGATTGGACGCCAGGCGAGGCGGGGGCTCGCGACCGCGTATCATCATTCCTGGACGAGGCAGGGGATTATGATGCGGCGCGTAATCTGCCGTCCGTAGAGGGTACGTCGCGACTATCGCCTCATCTGCATTTCGGCGAAGTTTCGCCAGCCTATGTGTGGCATCGGATTAGCGGGGCACCGGGCAATCCGACAACCTTTCTCAAGGAATTGATCTGGCGAGACTATGCACATACCCAGATATGGGCGTTGCCCACTTATGGGTCAAAAAATGCGCGATCCGGTTTCGACCAGATGCCGTGGCGCGATTTACGCGAGGCGAAAGGGGATTTCATTGCGTGGAAGAAGGGGCGTACCGGCTATCCGATCGTTGATGCCGGGATGCGACAGCTTTGGGCGACCGGTTGGATGCATAACCGCGTGCGCATGATCGTGGCGAGTTTCCTCATCAAGCATCTGCTGATCGATTGGCGTCATGGCGCGCAATGGTTTTGGGATACGCTGGTCGATGCGGACTATGCCAATAACAGTGTAAACTGGCAGTGGGTGGCGGGAAGTGGCGTCGATGCGAATATGTTCTCGCGCATCATGGCCCCGCTTACACAGTCTCCAAAATTCGAGGCCGCTGACTATATAAGACAATGGGTGCCCGAACTGGCGCATCTTGACGATAAGGTGATCCACGACCCGGACTCGTATGACGCGCGGCCTTCCGCCTATCCACCAAAGCGCATTGGCCATCGTAAAGCGCGCGAGCGGGCATTGGCCGCATACCAGCAAAGCAGGGGGTGA
- a CDS encoding RNA pyrophosphohydrolase, producing the protein MASVPNDSEFGYRPCVGVMLVNMDGKVFVGQRIDSQVEAWQMPQGGIDDGEEEKVAALRELGEETGIGHHHVEIIAKARDEHFYDLPPELIGKLWGGRFRGQRQVWFLARFLGSDEDIDIATDEPEFSEWKWISPEALPDVIVPFKRKLYRDILQEFKALI; encoded by the coding sequence ATGGCGTCAGTGCCAAATGATTCGGAATTTGGGTATCGGCCGTGCGTCGGTGTGATGCTCGTCAATATGGATGGCAAGGTCTTCGTCGGCCAACGCATCGACAGTCAGGTCGAGGCCTGGCAAATGCCGCAGGGCGGTATCGACGACGGCGAGGAAGAGAAGGTTGCGGCCTTACGCGAATTGGGCGAAGAGACTGGCATCGGCCATCATCATGTCGAAATCATCGCAAAGGCGCGGGATGAGCACTTCTACGACCTGCCGCCTGAACTGATCGGGAAGCTGTGGGGCGGAAGATTTCGCGGACAGCGCCAAGTCTGGTTCCTCGCCCGTTTCCTTGGAAGCGACGAGGATATCGATATCGCTACGGATGAACCGGAATTTTCCGAGTGGAAATGGATAAGCCCGGAAGCGCTGCCTGATGTCATCGTGCCATTCAAGCGGAAGCTGTACCGCGACATACTTCAGGAATTCAAAGCGCTGATCTGA
- a CDS encoding hydrolase, protein MNGLSSSDLALMECAAAAPMLDQVRRWAAVNSGSRNLAGLATVAAMLADAFSVLPGDVRLIDPEEVVTVNSEGQPELLPHGKHLLLSVRRDAPVRLLLTGHMDTVFPSDHAFQTVRWADDGTLNGPGVADMKGGLAVMLAALQAVETSAIFAPVGYDVVINSDEELGSASSAGLLREAARGKIAALTYEPALPDGTLAGARAGSGNFSIVVTGRSAHAGRNPDEGRNALLAAADIALRLKAGGGPALACNPARIDGGGPNNVVPDKAILRVNFRPQTTGAEELAHQLITRSVADVSRLHDVKVTVHGGFGRPPKPMDTKAMPLFNLVKQCGADLGLPIEWRDTGGVCDGNNIAACGVPVVDTMGVRGGAIHSGGEYLIVESLAERAQLSALTMLRIAQGRL, encoded by the coding sequence ATGAACGGCCTTTCGTCGTCAGACCTTGCGCTAATGGAATGCGCCGCGGCCGCCCCGATGCTGGATCAGGTGCGGAGATGGGCTGCGGTCAACAGCGGATCTCGTAATCTGGCGGGATTGGCGACCGTGGCGGCCATGCTAGCCGACGCTTTCTCGGTGCTTCCAGGGGATGTGCGACTGATAGATCCTGAAGAAGTTGTCACCGTCAACTCAGAGGGGCAGCCAGAGCTTCTACCGCATGGGAAGCACCTGTTGCTGTCGGTACGACGTGATGCTCCTGTCCGGCTGCTTCTCACCGGCCATATGGATACTGTTTTCCCATCCGATCATGCCTTTCAGACGGTTCGGTGGGCCGACGACGGCACATTGAATGGCCCCGGTGTTGCCGACATGAAAGGGGGCCTTGCCGTCATGCTGGCTGCGTTGCAGGCCGTTGAAACGTCCGCAATTTTCGCGCCTGTCGGCTATGATGTAGTTATCAACAGTGACGAAGAATTGGGCAGCGCCTCCTCAGCCGGGCTACTTCGCGAAGCTGCGCGCGGCAAGATCGCGGCGCTTACCTACGAGCCGGCGCTTCCGGATGGCACATTAGCTGGCGCACGGGCGGGTAGCGGCAATTTCTCCATCGTCGTGACGGGGCGTAGCGCTCATGCTGGACGCAATCCTGATGAAGGCCGGAATGCCCTGTTGGCTGCGGCAGATATCGCGCTGCGATTAAAGGCTGGCGGCGGTCCAGCACTGGCCTGCAATCCAGCGCGGATAGACGGTGGCGGTCCCAATAACGTCGTGCCCGACAAGGCCATACTACGCGTCAACTTCCGGCCTCAAACGACAGGCGCCGAGGAGTTGGCACATCAACTCATCACGCGATCGGTCGCAGATGTGTCACGGCTTCATGATGTCAAGGTGACGGTGCATGGCGGCTTTGGCCGCCCACCCAAACCCATGGATACCAAGGCAATGCCTCTTTTCAACCTCGTCAAGCAATGTGGCGCGGACTTGGGCCTGCCGATCGAATGGCGCGATACTGGAGGCGTATGCGATGGAAATAACATCGCGGCGTGTGGCGTGCCCGTAGTGGACACGATGGGCGTACGCGGCGGCGCCATTCACAGTGGCGGCGAGTACCTGATTGTCGAGAGCCTCGCAGAACGGGCCCAGCTTTCTGCGCTCACGATGCTGCGTATCGCTCAGGGCCGATTGTAA